In Mus pahari chromosome 12, PAHARI_EIJ_v1.1, whole genome shotgun sequence, the genomic window AAAACCAGCAGAGGGAAAAAGGCCAAGAGAAGGTGCCAGGAGCAGAGACTCACTGGCTGCACACCCAGGAATCCTATAAACTGAATGTCATAATACACATGCAAAATAGTGCAGACTATACAGGCCCTGTGCGAGCTGCatcagtctctctgagttcatatgagctttgttCTTGCTGATTTAGAGGGCACTGTTACTTGATCACTAAGGTGGGGAATTTGAGGGAGGAACCCCACTTAGTGATGAGTGTTCTGGGCAATTCTCATTTACTTGTGATAGTCACTGATCCGACTACATCTGTGATTTATGAACACCGTGAtttatctctgcttctctgctacTCTTTGATTCCTATTATATAACTGGATCTTAGTTACCATGTATATTGAATGCCTTTGAACCTGTGAAGTAATCACCCTATCAGGGCCTTTTAATATATTAACTAAGCAATACACTTATCTTGGCTTCAGCAAAGGAACATTTTTAGAGCATATATTCCTGATGCATTcttgtatattaattttattgctacattcattcttatcatgtatattttatataaaacatccTTCTGGGTCACTGGTATGGTAACTTTGTTTAGCAATCTTTCAGTAGTAGGTGTGTCTTGATTAGAGTCCCTTCCGCCAACATTTTTCTTGAAAACTTTGTTGTGCcctgcaaatatttatttaaaagtgtaTCTGTGAAAATTTTCATTCTGCATCTTGTGAATCTCATTAGAAGCTGATTCCTAAGGGATAAAGTGCAAATTCCTTTACAAGGCACTCAATGGAGTTTATTCTCCAATACATTCTGATAGCTTTCCTCATGTTCATGCATCACATACAAGACAAAATTTCCAGTGCCAGTGTGTTTCTCAATTAATGTATCACAAGCTTATAAGGTCTCCCATCCACTCATAATGTTACTGCCTAGTCACTACTAAATGGAATCAATTGAAAAATGTTGTTATTCTTAACTTCCAGAGAAATCCTTCTGTTATAGTATTATATAGGCTATGAGGAAAGTATAATATATTGTTTCATCACTAGAAGCACCTTCAGTATTCACATAACTCTTTCCCAATGACTACTTATCTTAGATTTATTACATCTAATTTCAGGAGACATTCAATGACGACATggaaaagaagaatgaaaccCTATGGGCAGAGTTCATTCTCACAGGTCTCACATGCCAACCCCAGTGGAAACCCCTCCTATTCCTAGTGTTCTTGGTAATATACCTCATGACCATTGTCGGGAACCTTGGTCTGATCACTCTCATCTGGAATGACCCTCACCTTCACATCCCCATGTACTTATTCCTTAGTAACTTAGCCTTCGTGGATACTTGGTTATCATCCACAGTGACACCAAAGATGCTATTTAATCTTTTGGACAAGGGCAAGATTATTTCTGTGGCTGAATGCAAGacacaatttttttcctttgcaatcaGTGTGACCACAGAATGTTTTCTCTTGGCAGCAATGGCTTATGATCGCTATGCAGCTATATGCAATCCTTTGCTTTATCCAGTGATTATGACCAATCGATTATGCATTCGCCTATTAGCTTTATCATTTATAGGTGGCTTTCTTCATGCTGTGATTCATGAAAGCTTTTTATCCAGATTAACCTTCTGTAATTCCAACATATTATATCATTTTTACTGCGATGTCATACCACTGTTAAAAATTTCCTGTACTGATCcttctttaaattatttgatcattttcattttctctggttcAATACAAGTGTTTACCATTATGACTGTTCTTATTTCTTACACATTTGTTctctttacaattttaaaaaagaagtctgaCAAGGGCGTAAGGAAAGCTTTCTCTACCTGTGGAGCCCACCTCTTGTCTGTATCTTTATACTATGGGCCTCTTCTCTTCATGTATGTACATCCTGCGTCTTCAGAAGTAGATGATCAAGACATGATCCTCTCCTTGTTCTACACAGTTATAATCCCCGTATTAAATCCAATTATCTACAGTCTCAGAAATAAACAAGTCATAGattctctgaaaaaaatgttgaaaatgatgGTTTAGATCTGATTAATATCTGCTAATTTTACTAAAATTCACAATATTGTAGAGGtaaatgtgaatatttttcatttaaataaccTTGAAATTATAAATATCAGACAAGAATATTGAATTTTACTTGAATGTACAATTGTCTccttaatacattttatatatatatatatatatatatatatatatatatatatatgtagtaatTGTTCATATGCAAACATGTAAacttttaataatatattcttatatcatgataaaagaaaaagcaaggaaacaaTTTATAACTTCATGTTATTATGCTATACATGTACTTTATGAATGTGATACTTTAGAGATAAAATTATATTAGGCAGCCCGAAATTCATGTCACATTTACTTTATGTTGTTGGCAGGTTTGTATGGGagtgcatagaaaaaaaaaaccctcaggaaaCCTGAGAGCCACCAAACATCTTTCATGACATATTTATGTGAAGTGGTGAATATTATTGCTGAAGAAATTCAGCTCatatatattatgaataaataaataattatttgaacatggaagaatgaatgaagagaCAGTCGAAGTCGTGCAGAGCCAACCAGTATGAAGATGCTCTTAGCTCATTGCACTTTTGTGTTAAGACAGGGACTGAtttagttttctgagaacacTCAACAGGTTGACTTATTGAGTACATTGAAGAACTAAATAAGATGCacctagaaataaataaataaataaataaataaacaaacaaatatgtggCACAAGAAGGACATGTTTTCATTCTTCCCTTAATaactgaaaaaaaccaaaccttgaactcacaaagcaCACAACGTTTGTTGATAAGCCTTATACAGGCAGATAGCTTTGAACAAAAATTACTTAAATTCAAATAGTGGTCAGAGTGGCTGGGAATAAAAAGTCCTTCATATTAGGGATACTTTATCCAGGTATTTTGCATGTAACAAATGATCCATCTATACAAATCTAAACTTACTAGCCAGCTCCCCAAAATGTTATTACACACATTTTCATACTGAAGCTGATATTCTCATTCTAAAGGCCTCTCACCTATATATAAAATGGTTAGTAATGAAGAGAGGGTAGGCATAATGAAAGAAATGAGTAATTAAACTTTTACAGACACACAGGTAAGTGGCTGGACATTGTGCAAAAAGTGAGAGACTTTGAAGCCTTCAATTcaagatgaaatattttcttcaaaccCTTCCTCTCACAGTTCAGAAATCTATACAGAAGGGGAGGCAGAagcttgtaagagccagaggttatATTAATGACTCCAGGAAGATAGTATCTTCAACAGACAAGAGACATGTGAACTGTGGCAGCGAGACTGTGGCAGTATGCACAAGACATGCACAGGTTCAGGGTTGATGGGCTCCCAGCACTAAGAGGGTGAAGCTGACACTGGGTCACACTTATAATCCAGAACCTATGTGCAACTGACAACCATTGGCAAAGGAATCTTCTCCCATTGAGTCTCACTGTCTATACCAATCACGTTCCAGGATAGGCCCCATGTGCAAGAGTAGTTGCCCAGCACAAAAGGAACTCAGGGATATTTTTGAAGactttatttgtttccttcttttttaatttagatatttttGTGTTGTATTGGTCTTTGTTTGCGAGGTGTTGGTTTGTAGATGTAGCACCATGTCACTAGGCAccattttattgctgtttcttTACCAGTTGTTTGCATTGGAGTCTCACTGGATATATAAAGCATAATCCAGGCCAGGCCTCATTCTCAGCAGTAGTTGGCCAACAAAAGGAACCCAGTAGTATTTTTG contains:
- the LOC110329786 gene encoding olfactory receptor 183 translates to MEKKNETLWAEFILTGLTCQPQWKPLLFLVFLVIYLMTIVGNLGLITLIWNDPHLHIPMYLFLSNLAFVDTWLSSTVTPKMLFNLLDKGKIISVAECKTQFFSFAISVTTECFLLAAMAYDRYAAICNPLLYPVIMTNRLCIRLLALSFIGGFLHAVIHESFLSRLTFCNSNILYHFYCDVIPLLKISCTDPSLNYLIIFIFSGSIQVFTIMTVLISYTFVLFTILKKKSDKGVRKAFSTCGAHLLSVSLYYGPLLFMYVHPASSEVDDQDMILSLFYTVIIPVLNPIIYSLRNKQVIDSLKKMLKMMV